A region of Myxococcus stipitatus DSM 14675 DNA encodes the following proteins:
- a CDS encoding (2Fe-2S)-binding protein: MREALSKKVPVTLRINGHAVTVPAGTSVAAALAMTGRFISRADLSGRPRGPMCGMGVCFECRATIDGVAETLTCLVPCRDDLEVVTDG, encoded by the coding sequence ATGCGTGAGGCTTTGTCCAAGAAGGTCCCGGTCACGCTGCGCATCAACGGGCATGCCGTCACGGTTCCGGCTGGAACCTCCGTCGCCGCCGCGCTTGCGATGACGGGCCGGTTCATCAGCCGCGCGGACTTGAGCGGGCGGCCTCGGGGACCGATGTGCGGCATGGGCGTCTGCTTCGAGTGCCGCGCCACCATCGACGGCGTCGCCGAGACGCTGACGTGCCTCGTGCCCTGCCGGGACGACCTCGAGGTGGTGACGGATGGATAG
- a CDS encoding AraC family transcriptional regulator, whose amino-acid sequence MGRVANPLFAEELFDRVPDIVFSVKDIQGRYVCISEACAERCGLKNKAAAVGRTAHELFPQHMADRYVRQDEKVFRTGRALVDNLDLTLFNNRKPGWCLTSKVPLFNASGEVMGLACLSKDVHEPGREGLVDERFAATIDHIQAHYGERLRIDALARRAGISAAQFERRMRRIFQLSAGQFIMKTRIDAAAERLVEDAQPIAAIALAVGFCDQSALSRQFKQVTGLSPRQYRQLVLETPGPLATRRKRAG is encoded by the coding sequence ATGGGACGCGTGGCGAATCCGCTCTTCGCGGAGGAGCTGTTCGACCGGGTGCCGGACATCGTCTTCTCGGTGAAGGACATCCAGGGCCGCTACGTGTGTATCAGCGAGGCCTGCGCCGAGCGGTGTGGGCTGAAGAACAAGGCGGCGGCGGTGGGGCGCACCGCGCACGAGCTGTTTCCGCAGCACATGGCGGACCGGTACGTGAGACAGGACGAGAAGGTGTTCCGGACGGGACGCGCGCTCGTCGACAACCTGGACCTGACGCTGTTCAACAACCGCAAGCCGGGCTGGTGTCTGACGAGCAAGGTGCCGTTGTTCAACGCGTCGGGCGAGGTGATGGGGCTGGCGTGCCTGTCGAAGGACGTGCATGAGCCGGGGCGCGAGGGGCTGGTGGACGAGCGCTTCGCGGCGACCATCGACCACATCCAGGCGCACTATGGCGAACGGCTGCGCATCGACGCGCTGGCGCGCCGGGCGGGGATATCCGCGGCGCAGTTCGAGCGACGCATGCGGCGCATCTTCCAGCTGTCCGCCGGGCAGTTCATCATGAAGACGCGCATCGACGCGGCGGCGGAGCGACTGGTGGAGGACGCACAGCCCATCGCGGCCATCGCCCTGGCGGTGGGCTTCTGTGACCAGAGTGCGCTGTCGCGACAGTTCAAGCAGGTGACAGGGTTGAGTCCCCGTCAGTACAGACAGCTCGTCCTGGAGACCCCGGGTCCGCTGGCCACTCGACGGAAGCGGGCGGGTTGA
- a CDS encoding dihydrodipicolinate synthase family protein — translation MSIWTGVLPAITTPFNADLSIDHGAVRSHVRWLVSQGCTGIIPCGSLGEGATLTSAEKADLMRTCVEAVKAPVVPGIAALSTDEAVRLARAAADAGCAGLMVLPPYVYSSDWREMKAHVSAVLRATKLPCLLYNNPVAYKTDFTPAQLAELAAEHDNAVAVKESSTDARRVTGIRALLGDRLTLGVGVDDCLVEGVEAGARFWVAGLVNAFPAESVRLLELSLAGKKKEAFELYRWFLPLLRLDTVPKFVQLIKLVQQEVGWGHERVRGPRMELVGAEREECLRVLREALTNRPSL, via the coding sequence ATGAGCATCTGGACCGGTGTCCTCCCCGCCATCACCACTCCCTTCAATGCGGACCTGTCCATCGACCACGGCGCGGTGCGCTCGCACGTGCGCTGGCTGGTGTCGCAGGGCTGCACGGGCATCATCCCCTGTGGCTCGCTGGGCGAGGGCGCCACGCTGACCTCGGCCGAGAAGGCCGACCTGATGCGCACCTGCGTGGAGGCGGTGAAGGCCCCCGTCGTCCCGGGCATCGCCGCGCTCTCCACCGACGAGGCCGTCCGCCTGGCCCGCGCCGCCGCCGATGCGGGCTGCGCCGGACTGATGGTCCTTCCCCCGTATGTCTATTCCAGCGACTGGCGCGAGATGAAGGCGCACGTGTCCGCGGTGCTCCGCGCCACCAAGCTGCCGTGCCTGCTCTACAACAACCCCGTCGCGTACAAGACGGACTTCACCCCCGCGCAGCTCGCGGAGCTGGCCGCCGAGCACGACAACGCCGTCGCCGTGAAGGAGTCCTCCACCGACGCCCGCCGCGTCACCGGCATCCGCGCGCTGCTCGGAGACCGTCTCACCCTGGGCGTGGGCGTGGACGACTGTCTCGTCGAGGGCGTCGAGGCGGGCGCCCGCTTCTGGGTCGCCGGGCTCGTGAATGCCTTCCCCGCCGAGTCGGTGCGCCTGCTCGAGCTGTCCCTCGCCGGGAAGAAGAAGGAGGCCTTCGAGCTGTACCGCTGGTTCCTCCCGCTGCTGCGGCTGGACACCGTCCCCAAGTTCGTCCAGCTCATCAAGCTGGTGCAGCAGGAGGTCGGCTGGGGTCATGAGCGCGTGCGCGGTCCTCGCATGGAGCTGGTGGGCGCCGAGCGCGAGGAGTGCCTGCGCGTGCTGCGCGAGGCCCTGACGAACCGGCCCTCGCTGTAG
- a CDS encoding aldehyde dehydrogenase (NADP(+)): protein MSGLGLSLIGAGRGEPGGPTFTGWNPAEGVALEPRYHAARPEEVERACSLAAAAAPSFAALSSRQRAVFLEHIAEALLAAEADFLAVTPKETGLPVARIQGELGRAAGQFRQFAKLLEEGSWVDARIDRAMPDRKPLPRADLRSMLRAVGPVAVFGASNFPLAFSVAGGDTASALAAGCPVVAKAHPAHPATSERAALAIRAAVAACGLHEGVFSLLFDAGTEVGASLVRHPAIRAVGFTGSRGGGQALMALAAARPVPIPVFAEMGSINPIFILPSALASRPQAMADALAASILQGAGQFCTSPGLLVAVEGPGYEAFRERLVEKLGAAPAAPMLTRTIAERFREGVGRLAARSDTRTCVKGESQAARGAAALFEAEATHVLAEHALTEEVFGSCAVVTRARDVAELLRVASQLEGQLTATVMMDAADESLAADLLPTLTDRVGRVLMNGVPTGVEVCPAMVHGGPFPASSDGRFTAVGTGAIRRFVRPVCFQDVPDSLLPPELRAENPLSLWRTVDGVLKRE, encoded by the coding sequence ATGAGTGGGTTGGGACTGTCCTTGATTGGCGCCGGACGTGGCGAGCCCGGTGGGCCGACCTTCACCGGCTGGAATCCGGCCGAGGGCGTGGCGTTGGAGCCGCGCTACCACGCGGCGCGGCCCGAAGAAGTCGAGCGGGCCTGCTCGCTCGCGGCGGCCGCGGCGCCGTCGTTCGCGGCGCTGTCCTCGCGTCAGCGCGCCGTGTTCCTGGAGCACATCGCGGAGGCGCTCCTCGCCGCCGAGGCGGACTTCCTCGCGGTGACGCCGAAGGAGACGGGCCTCCCCGTCGCCCGCATCCAGGGCGAGCTGGGCCGCGCGGCGGGGCAGTTCCGTCAGTTCGCGAAGCTGCTCGAGGAGGGGAGCTGGGTGGACGCGCGCATCGACCGCGCGATGCCCGACCGCAAGCCCCTGCCTCGCGCGGACCTGCGCTCCATGCTGCGCGCCGTGGGCCCCGTGGCCGTGTTCGGCGCGAGCAACTTCCCGCTCGCGTTCTCCGTGGCGGGAGGTGACACCGCGTCCGCGCTGGCCGCCGGTTGTCCCGTCGTGGCCAAGGCCCACCCCGCGCACCCGGCGACCTCCGAGCGCGCGGCGCTGGCCATCCGCGCCGCCGTGGCCGCGTGTGGCCTGCATGAAGGCGTGTTCTCCCTCCTCTTCGACGCGGGCACGGAGGTGGGCGCGTCCCTCGTGCGTCACCCCGCCATCCGCGCCGTGGGCTTCACGGGCTCGCGCGGTGGAGGTCAGGCGTTGATGGCGCTGGCCGCCGCCCGGCCCGTGCCCATCCCGGTCTTCGCGGAGATGGGCTCCATCAACCCCATCTTCATCCTGCCCTCCGCGCTGGCCTCGCGTCCGCAGGCGATGGCGGATGCGCTCGCGGCGTCCATCCTCCAGGGCGCCGGACAGTTCTGCACGTCGCCTGGGTTGCTCGTGGCCGTGGAGGGCCCGGGGTATGAGGCGTTCCGTGAGCGCCTGGTGGAGAAGCTCGGCGCCGCGCCCGCCGCGCCCATGCTGACGCGCACCATCGCGGAGCGCTTCCGCGAGGGCGTGGGCCGGCTCGCAGCGCGCTCGGACACGCGGACGTGTGTGAAGGGTGAGTCGCAGGCGGCGCGCGGGGCCGCGGCGCTGTTCGAGGCGGAGGCCACCCACGTCCTCGCCGAGCACGCGCTCACCGAGGAGGTCTTCGGCAGCTGCGCGGTGGTGACGCGGGCTCGCGATGTCGCGGAGCTGCTGCGCGTGGCGTCCCAGCTGGAGGGGCAGCTCACCGCGACGGTGATGATGGACGCGGCGGATGAGTCGCTCGCGGCCGACCTGCTGCCCACGCTGACCGACCGCGTGGGGCGTGTGCTGATGAACGGCGTCCCGACGGGCGTGGAGGTCTGTCCAGCGATGGTGCATGGCGGTCCCTTCCCCGCGAGCTCCGATGGTCGCTTCACCGCGGTGGGCACCGGTGCCATCCGGCGCTTCGTGCGGCCCGTCTGCTTCCAGGATGTGCCGGACTCCCTGCTCCCACCCGAGCTGCGCGCGGAGAACCCGCTGAGCCTGTGGCGCACCGTGGACGGGGTGCTGAAGCGGGAGTGA
- a CDS encoding M28 family peptidase — protein MRIILCSVALLFFAGACRKSDETSACGASSAERLIACVDSERYHQDLERITGARPPGSPHWQEVQDLCATRLSELGYTVERHTYATGVNVIGTRPGSDLATERVMLSAHYDSTLNCSGADDNASGVAGALEAARVLAKGRYRRTVVIGCWDQEERGPGGSTVGSLAYVARAKERDESYAASFVFEMIGYKSSEPGSQQLPLALSTYFPEPMAKIAQNENRGDFIILIGDPLSHQAIDRFEAHARTLGLETAAFKLNAAHMEDPLLRALRRSDHAPFWASGYPGIMLGDTANYRNPHYHCENGEDAVVDLDDEFAAQTIGATLGAAVDMLELQ, from the coding sequence ATGCGAATCATTCTCTGCAGTGTCGCGCTGCTGTTCTTTGCCGGTGCGTGTCGCAAGAGTGACGAGACGAGCGCGTGCGGTGCTTCGTCAGCGGAGAGGCTCATCGCCTGCGTCGACTCGGAGCGATACCACCAGGACCTGGAACGCATCACGGGGGCTCGGCCTCCGGGCTCGCCTCACTGGCAGGAGGTGCAGGACCTCTGCGCCACCCGCTTGAGCGAGCTGGGGTACACCGTCGAGCGCCATACCTATGCAACCGGAGTCAACGTGATTGGCACGCGGCCTGGCTCGGACCTCGCGACGGAACGCGTGATGCTCTCCGCGCACTACGACTCGACCTTGAATTGCTCGGGCGCGGACGACAACGCGAGTGGGGTCGCGGGTGCGCTCGAAGCAGCGAGGGTGCTGGCCAAGGGACGCTACCGGCGCACGGTGGTCATCGGCTGCTGGGACCAGGAGGAGCGGGGACCGGGTGGCTCGACGGTGGGCTCGTTGGCCTATGTCGCTCGGGCGAAGGAGCGCGACGAGTCCTACGCCGCGTCCTTCGTCTTCGAGATGATTGGCTACAAGAGCAGCGAGCCCGGCAGCCAGCAGTTGCCGCTGGCCCTGAGCACCTACTTCCCCGAGCCGATGGCGAAGATCGCCCAGAACGAGAACCGAGGCGACTTCATCATCCTCATCGGTGACCCGCTCTCCCATCAGGCCATCGACCGCTTCGAGGCCCATGCCCGAACCCTGGGACTCGAGACCGCGGCCTTCAAACTCAATGCGGCTCACATGGAAGACCCGCTCCTGCGAGCGCTGCGCAGGTCGGACCACGCTCCCTTCTGGGCGTCTGGCTATCCGGGAATCATGCTGGGAGACACCGCCAACTATCGCAACCCTCACTACCACTGTGAGAACGGCGAGGATGCCGTCGTCGACCTCGACGATGAGTTCGCGGCGCAAACCATTGGCGCGACGCTCGGCGCGGCGGTGGATATGCTCGAGCTGCAGTGA
- a CDS encoding NAD(P)/FAD-dependent oxidoreductase, giving the protein MRETCDLVVIGAGPGGLAAASVAAEAGLKVLVLDAQPEPGGQVWRGEARQGSNRLARRWLNRFAASGARFRPGARVIAAPEPGVLLVEEGASSFAVRYGRAVLATGARERFLPFPGWTLPGVMGVSGLQVLVKDGFPIEGKRVVLAGTGPLLLAAAATIHAHGGDVLFIAEQASAANHWAFALQLWRHPSKLLQGAALTAKLVTVPNSTEAWVLAAEGSDRVESVRLSVRGREEHLRCDYLGAAYGLVPNLELPRLLGCEVSDGAVVVNERLETRVPGVHAVGELLGIGGVDQALVTGELAGLVAAQRPVPSALERSLQGIRTFATHLARHDAPREELRRLATPDTLLCRCEDVPLSALEGCTNLREARLYARLGMGACQGRTCGAAAQTLFGWSGEDVRPPCLPARIGSLRLPPDVSSSTPTRES; this is encoded by the coding sequence ATGCGTGAGACTTGCGACCTGGTGGTCATCGGCGCGGGCCCTGGTGGCCTGGCCGCCGCGAGCGTCGCGGCCGAGGCGGGGCTCAAGGTGCTCGTGCTGGACGCTCAGCCCGAGCCGGGTGGACAGGTCTGGCGTGGTGAAGCACGCCAGGGCTCCAACCGCCTCGCGCGTCGCTGGCTCAATCGCTTCGCCGCGTCGGGTGCTCGCTTCCGTCCGGGCGCTCGGGTCATCGCGGCTCCCGAGCCCGGCGTGCTCCTGGTCGAAGAGGGCGCGTCTTCGTTCGCCGTGCGCTACGGCCGCGCGGTCCTCGCCACGGGTGCTCGCGAGCGCTTCCTCCCGTTCCCGGGCTGGACGCTCCCCGGTGTCATGGGCGTCAGCGGGCTCCAGGTCCTCGTGAAGGACGGCTTCCCCATCGAGGGCAAGCGCGTGGTGCTCGCGGGCACGGGGCCCTTGCTCCTCGCCGCCGCCGCCACGATTCACGCCCACGGCGGCGATGTCCTCTTCATCGCCGAGCAAGCCTCCGCCGCGAACCACTGGGCCTTCGCCCTCCAGCTCTGGCGCCACCCCTCGAAGCTGCTCCAGGGCGCCGCGCTCACCGCGAAGCTGGTCACCGTCCCCAACTCCACCGAGGCCTGGGTCCTCGCGGCCGAGGGCTCGGACCGCGTGGAGTCCGTCCGCCTGTCCGTGCGCGGCCGTGAAGAACACCTGCGCTGCGACTACCTCGGCGCGGCCTATGGCCTCGTGCCGAACCTGGAGCTGCCACGCCTCCTCGGCTGCGAGGTGTCCGACGGCGCCGTGGTCGTGAACGAGCGACTGGAGACGCGTGTCCCCGGAGTGCACGCCGTGGGCGAACTTCTCGGCATCGGCGGCGTCGACCAGGCGCTCGTGACGGGAGAGCTGGCCGGGCTCGTCGCCGCGCAGCGCCCCGTTCCCTCCGCGCTGGAGCGCTCGCTCCAGGGCATCCGGACCTTCGCCACACACCTGGCCCGGCATGACGCGCCCCGCGAGGAGCTGCGGCGGCTGGCCACTCCCGACACGCTGCTGTGCCGCTGTGAAGACGTGCCGCTGTCCGCGCTGGAGGGCTGCACCAACCTTCGCGAAGCGCGGCTCTACGCGCGCCTGGGCATGGGCGCCTGCCAGGGCCGCACCTGTGGCGCCGCGGCGCAGACCCTCTTCGGTTGGTCGGGTGAGGACGTGCGCCCGCCCTGCCTTCCCGCTCGCATCGGCAGCCTTCGACTTCCCCCGGACGTTTCCTCTTCTACCCCCACGAGAGAATCATGA
- a CDS encoding M9 family metallopeptidase: MHSPITDACRCHSVLAVCLTLFALGADARPGGPPPSESARRIHGVEKSHAHERLQPDERAPHFSPEQLRDALTPPAPRRASLAAACDTAAFGAASGNALVTLVKGSTSDCVNTLFSVTGTLARQVFIESKMVTIANALTTSAQGYAGNNSSQTLQLILFLRAGYYVQYYSPDVVGAYGTALRNAIRPALNAFVANSHFRDVNDDHGAVLSEFVILIDSSSENAQHLGTFKGLLDRFNATALSFWYMRSATNNVFTGLFRGHYNDDFVAAIQVDTSVIDSLDSFGLRHESLLGTDHQYLVINAAREMARFLQYPGAVQTKTRPKVKALIANHSMTGPTAGVWVGAAEMADYYDNGNCTYYGICDFRRALEQAVLSVTHNCGATLRMRAQDMTAAQLTQSCGALATQEAYFHDKLKTNRIPVASDNNTSLEMVIFDSSSDYQTYAGALFGIDTNNGGMYLEGDPAASGNQARFIAYEAEWVRPEFKIWNLEHEYVHYLDGRFDMKGGFGDSVSQPTIWWIEGLGEYISKKNDNADAVELGTTKAFQLSQILRNDYNSGTERVYYWGYLAVRFMFERQASTVNTFLGQFRAGNYTGYRQSLDAFGTSRDAEFHTWIDCVATATDPSTCGGTDPGPGTGTPCTDPNPQVLGNGCYRGPFASGDAQYFYLWVPQGARNLSFKISGGTGNADLYIRAVSWPTTTAYDYRPYLAGNDETVAIPSPRAGNYFHVMVKARTPYTGVKLEARFDAAP, translated from the coding sequence ATGCACAGTCCAATCACGGATGCGTGTCGCTGTCATAGTGTCCTCGCCGTTTGCCTCACGCTGTTCGCACTGGGAGCTGACGCTCGCCCCGGTGGTCCCCCTCCCTCCGAGTCCGCGCGGCGCATCCACGGTGTCGAGAAGTCGCACGCCCACGAGCGGCTCCAGCCCGATGAACGAGCACCCCACTTCTCCCCCGAGCAGCTCCGCGACGCGCTGACCCCTCCAGCGCCTCGCCGTGCCTCGCTCGCGGCCGCCTGTGACACCGCCGCCTTCGGAGCCGCCAGCGGCAACGCGCTGGTCACCCTGGTGAAGGGCTCCACGAGCGACTGCGTCAACACGCTGTTCAGCGTCACCGGGACCCTCGCTCGCCAGGTGTTCATCGAAAGCAAGATGGTCACCATCGCCAACGCGCTCACCACGAGCGCTCAGGGATATGCGGGGAACAACAGCAGCCAGACCCTACAACTCATCCTCTTCCTGCGCGCGGGATACTACGTCCAGTACTACAGCCCGGACGTCGTGGGTGCCTACGGCACCGCGCTGCGCAACGCCATCCGCCCGGCCCTGAACGCCTTCGTCGCCAACAGCCACTTCCGGGATGTCAATGATGACCACGGCGCGGTGTTGAGCGAGTTCGTCATCCTCATCGACAGCTCCAGCGAGAACGCGCAGCACCTGGGCACCTTCAAGGGGCTCCTGGACCGCTTCAACGCCACCGCGCTGTCCTTCTGGTACATGCGCAGCGCCACCAACAACGTCTTCACCGGCCTGTTCCGCGGCCACTACAACGACGACTTCGTGGCGGCCATCCAGGTGGACACGTCCGTCATCGACTCGCTGGACTCCTTCGGCCTGCGCCACGAGAGCCTGCTGGGCACCGACCACCAGTACCTCGTCATCAACGCGGCGCGGGAGATGGCGCGCTTCCTCCAGTACCCCGGAGCGGTGCAGACCAAGACGCGTCCCAAGGTGAAGGCGCTCATCGCCAACCACTCCATGACGGGCCCCACCGCGGGCGTCTGGGTGGGCGCGGCGGAGATGGCCGACTACTACGACAACGGCAACTGCACGTACTACGGCATCTGTGACTTCCGCCGCGCGCTGGAGCAGGCGGTGCTGAGCGTGACACACAACTGCGGCGCCACGCTGCGCATGCGGGCCCAGGACATGACGGCCGCGCAGCTCACGCAGAGCTGCGGCGCGCTCGCCACGCAGGAGGCCTACTTCCACGACAAGCTCAAGACGAACCGCATCCCCGTCGCCAGCGACAACAACACGTCCCTGGAGATGGTCATCTTCGACAGCAGCTCCGACTACCAGACGTACGCCGGCGCGCTGTTCGGCATCGACACCAACAACGGCGGCATGTACCTGGAAGGCGACCCGGCCGCGTCCGGCAACCAGGCGCGCTTCATCGCGTACGAGGCGGAGTGGGTGCGGCCCGAGTTCAAGATCTGGAACCTGGAGCACGAGTACGTCCACTACCTGGACGGCCGCTTCGACATGAAGGGCGGCTTCGGCGACAGCGTCAGCCAGCCCACCATCTGGTGGATTGAGGGCCTGGGCGAGTACATCTCCAAGAAGAACGACAACGCGGACGCGGTGGAGCTGGGCACCACCAAGGCCTTCCAGCTCAGCCAGATTCTGCGCAACGACTACAACAGCGGCACGGAGCGCGTGTACTACTGGGGCTACCTGGCGGTGCGCTTCATGTTCGAGCGGCAGGCCAGCACGGTGAACACCTTCCTGGGCCAGTTCCGCGCGGGCAACTACACCGGGTACCGCCAGTCGCTGGACGCGTTCGGCACGTCGCGCGACGCGGAGTTCCACACGTGGATTGACTGCGTCGCCACCGCCACGGACCCGAGCACGTGCGGCGGCACCGACCCGGGCCCCGGCACGGGCACGCCCTGCACGGACCCCAACCCGCAGGTGCTGGGCAACGGCTGCTACCGGGGCCCGTTCGCCTCGGGCGACGCGCAGTACTTCTACCTCTGGGTGCCCCAGGGCGCGCGCAACCTGAGCTTCAAGATCAGCGGCGGCACGGGCAACGCGGACCTCTACATCCGCGCGGTGTCCTGGCCCACCACGACGGCGTACGACTACCGGCCGTACCTGGCGGGCAATGACGAGACGGTGGCCATCCCGTCGCCCCGCGCCGGCAACTACTTCCACGTCATGGTCAAGGCGCGCACGCCGTACACGGGCGTGAAGCTGGAGGCTCGCTTCGACGCGGCGCCGTAA
- a CDS encoding proline racemase family protein, which translates to MRRIRVIDSHTGGEPTRVVTDGGPELGAGDLASLRERFRTKFDAFRKAIVCEPRGSDVMVGALLCPPSSPASVAGIIFFNNVGYLGMCGHGTIGVVKTLEYLGRIGPGVHSLDTPVGPVKATLHPDGRVSIANVPSYRYAHDVAVNVPGHGEVRGDIAWGGNWFFLSRATQLPLESKHIPALLTYTSAIKQALVDQGITGEGGAEIDHVELYSKSPNPGVNARNFVLCPGLAYDRSPCGTGTSAKVACLAADQVLAEGETWVQESIIGSRFEARYVREGDRIRPTITGTASVNAEATLLVDSTDPFAWGIG; encoded by the coding sequence ATGCGGCGCATTCGAGTCATCGACAGTCATACTGGTGGAGAGCCCACGCGCGTGGTGACGGATGGAGGCCCGGAGCTGGGAGCGGGCGACCTGGCGAGCCTTCGCGAACGGTTCCGAACGAAGTTCGACGCGTTTCGCAAGGCCATCGTCTGTGAGCCTCGCGGCTCGGACGTCATGGTGGGCGCGCTCCTCTGTCCGCCCTCCAGCCCCGCGAGCGTCGCGGGCATCATCTTCTTCAACAACGTCGGCTACCTGGGCATGTGTGGCCACGGCACCATCGGCGTGGTGAAGACGCTGGAGTACCTGGGCCGCATCGGCCCGGGGGTCCACTCGCTCGACACGCCCGTGGGCCCCGTGAAGGCCACCCTGCACCCGGACGGGCGCGTCAGCATCGCCAACGTCCCCAGCTACCGCTACGCCCATGACGTCGCCGTCAACGTGCCGGGCCATGGCGAGGTCCGTGGTGATATCGCCTGGGGTGGCAACTGGTTCTTCCTCTCCCGCGCCACGCAGCTTCCCCTGGAGTCGAAGCACATCCCCGCGCTGCTCACGTACACGTCCGCCATCAAGCAGGCGCTCGTGGACCAGGGCATCACCGGGGAGGGCGGCGCCGAGATTGACCACGTGGAGCTGTACTCGAAGTCGCCGAACCCGGGCGTGAATGCTCGCAACTTCGTGCTCTGTCCGGGGCTGGCCTATGACCGCTCGCCCTGCGGGACGGGGACGAGCGCCAAGGTGGCGTGCCTCGCGGCCGACCAGGTGCTCGCGGAGGGCGAGACCTGGGTGCAGGAGAGCATCATCGGCAGCCGCTTCGAGGCTCGGTATGTCCGGGAGGGCGACCGCATCCGGCCGACGATCACGGGCACGGCTTCGGTGAATGCCGAGGCCACGTTGCTGGTGGACTCGACGGACCCGTTCGCGTGGGGAATCGGATGA
- a CDS encoding NAD(P)/FAD-dependent oxidoreductase, which translates to MSAFDCVIVGGGIVGAALADALSAGGLSVALVEARSIGTGTTACGMGHLVAMDDNAAELALTSWSVSLWRELRDGLPRTVEYDACGTLWLAADDEEMAAVHTKVANYRAAGIRAEVLDSRALYEAEPSLAPGLVGALRVPDDAVLYPPVAARTFALRAQARGAQLMTGCPVRELRPGGVVLANGEVLAARQVVLAAGVASPSLCPELPISPRKGHLLITGRGSPVVHHQLVELGYLKSAHGTEGASVAFNAQPRVTGQLLLGSSRQPGEGSREVDAAILERMLKRAAVFLPGLNGLQALRVWTGLRPASPDGLPLLGPHPEKPWLWLACGHEGLGITTATGSARLVADQMLGRMSAIDPSPYSPSRFLAATSRGVAHA; encoded by the coding sequence ATGAGCGCGTTCGACTGCGTCATCGTGGGCGGTGGAATCGTGGGTGCGGCGCTGGCGGATGCGCTCAGCGCCGGCGGCCTGTCCGTGGCGCTGGTCGAAGCCCGCTCCATCGGCACGGGGACCACCGCGTGCGGCATGGGGCATCTGGTCGCGATGGATGACAACGCGGCGGAGCTCGCGCTCACGTCGTGGTCCGTCTCCCTGTGGCGCGAGCTGCGGGACGGACTGCCGCGCACCGTGGAGTACGACGCGTGCGGAACGCTCTGGCTGGCCGCGGATGATGAGGAGATGGCCGCCGTCCACACGAAGGTGGCCAACTACCGCGCCGCGGGGATTCGCGCGGAGGTGCTCGACAGCCGTGCGCTCTATGAGGCGGAGCCTTCGCTGGCGCCGGGGCTCGTCGGGGCGCTGCGGGTTCCGGACGATGCCGTGTTGTACCCGCCCGTCGCCGCGCGGACTTTCGCGCTCCGGGCCCAGGCGCGAGGGGCACAGCTGATGACCGGGTGTCCGGTGCGCGAGCTGCGCCCCGGGGGCGTGGTGCTCGCGAACGGGGAGGTCCTCGCGGCGCGCCAGGTGGTGCTCGCGGCGGGCGTGGCCAGTCCTTCGCTGTGCCCGGAGCTTCCGATTTCGCCTCGGAAGGGGCACCTGCTCATCACGGGCCGAGGCTCTCCCGTGGTGCATCACCAGTTGGTGGAGCTGGGCTACCTCAAGAGCGCGCATGGAACGGAAGGGGCGTCTGTCGCGTTCAACGCACAGCCGCGTGTGACGGGACAGCTCCTGCTGGGGTCATCGCGTCAGCCAGGGGAGGGGAGTCGCGAGGTGGATGCGGCCATCCTGGAGCGCATGCTGAAGCGCGCGGCGGTGTTCCTGCCGGGGCTCAATGGCTTGCAGGCCCTGCGGGTGTGGACGGGTTTGCGTCCCGCGTCGCCGGATGGATTGCCATTGCTCGGGCCGCATCCGGAGAAGCCGTGGCTCTGGCTGGCGTGTGGCCATGAGGGGCTCGGCATCACCACGGCGACGGGCAGCGCGCGATTGGTCGCGGACCAGATGCTCGGGCGGATGAGCGCCATCGACCCGAGTCCCTATTCCCCCTCGCGCTTCCTGGCGGCGACTTCCCGTGGGGTGGCGCATGCGTGA